A stretch of the Nematostella vectensis chromosome 1, jaNemVect1.1, whole genome shotgun sequence genome encodes the following:
- the LOC125562974 gene encoding uncharacterized protein LOC125562974, with product MEDYKHLAGIKSKAGRLVGISQQQAVESKAGRLAGISQLQAVESKAGRLAGISQLQAVESKAGHLAGISQLQAVESKAGHLAGISQLQAVKSKAGHLAGISQLQAVESKAGHLAGISQLQAVESKAGHLAGISQLQAVKSKAGHLAGISQLQAVESVASTKAELRQRKIERKRKIVEINKKKVAREAHEKLRRQREREELVKDRAVALKDAEMIADRRTWP from the exons ATGGAG GACTATAAGCACTTAGCGGGCATCAAGAGTAAGGCCGGCCGCCTAGTGGGGATCTCCCAGCAACAGGCTGTGGAGAGTAAGGCCGGCCGCCTGGCGGGGATCTCCCAGCTACAGGCTGTGGAGAGTAAGGCCGGCCGCCTGGCGGGGATCTCCCAGCTACAGGCTGTGGAGAGTAAAGCCGGCCACCTGGCGGGAATCTCCCAGCTACAGGCTGTGGAGAGTAAGGCCGGCCACCTGGCGGGAATCTCCCAGCTACAGGCTGTGAAGAGTAAGGCCGGCCACCTGGCGGGGATCTCCCAGCTACAGGCTGTGGAGAGTAAGGCCGGCCACCTGGCGGGGATCTCCCAGCTACAGGCTGTGGAGAGTAAGGCCGGCCACCTGGCGGGAATCTCCCAGCTACAGGCTGTGAAGAGTAAGGCCGGCCACCTGGCGGGGATCTCCCAGCTACAGGCTGTCGAGAGTGTGGCGAGCACTAAGGCGGAGCTACGGCAAAGGAAGATTGAAAGGAAGAGAAAGATCGTGGAGATTAACAAGAAGAAGGTGGCGAGGGAGGCGCACGAGAAGCTCAGACGGCAACGCGAGCGAGAAGAGCTTGTTAAG GACCGCGCTGTTGCCTTGAAAGACGCAGAGATGATAGCGGACAGGCGGACCTGGCCATAA
- the LOC5509820 gene encoding amidase — protein sequence MAENKELQHEKSEEKQTIVYSAPAVRTPSLSRLADIAGDLGLDLTNEELQQYQEVMAGKFNTTFQKIHELAEPKLPVKYPRTNGYKPSKSQNTLNAWYWCCDIQGAGSGKLHGKTVAIKDNIPVAGIPMMNGSRILEGYIPDVDATVVARVLDAGGRILGKSVCEDFCCSGESYSNATGPVLNPLDTTRSAGGSSSGNAALIASGAVDMALGGDQGGSIRIPAAACGIVGLKPTYGLVPYTAISSMETSLDHCGPMAKTVRDAALLLEAIAGLDEEGLDPRQPREMPVPPVYTEKLTGVISGVRIGLLKEGFSSLIEPDVNVMVRRSAERLQELGAVVEDVPVPWHSLGSDLFLDIFVEGGADTMFERFGGSSGLAYYNTHMQHAVTRGLKTHTNDSAPTVKLARMMARYLKEDYYGFFYSKSQNLRRELTRAYDEALSKYHVLIMPTVPKRTPKIPDITVSIKEFVHTAFLQICNTAPFDLSGHPALSINAGSSHGLPVGMMIVGRRFDDAMVLNVAHAYEKLRDQVVS from the exons ATGGCTGAGAATAAAGAGTTGCAGCATGAAAAGTCCGAGGAGAAACAAACTATAG TTTACAGCGCACCGGCCGTACGTACACCATCACTGTCTCGACTTGCTGACATCGCAGGGGATCTCGGGCTTGATCTGACCAATGAAGAGCTCCAACAATACCAAG AGGTAATGGCTGGAAAGTTCAACACCACCTTTCAAAAGATTCACGAGTTAGCAGAGCCCAAGCTACCTGTCAAATATCCCCGCACTAACGGGTACAAACCGTCCAAGTCACAGAACACTCTAAATGCTTG GTACTGGTGCTGCGACATCCAGGGTGCGGGCAGCGGTAAACTCCATGGTAAGACCGTCGCCATCAAAGACAATATCCCTGTTGCTGGGATTCCAATGATGAATGGGTCCCGGATATTAGAAGGTTATATCCCGGATGTGGATGCTACCGTAGTTGCGCGTGTATTGGATGCTGGAGGGCGGATCCTCGGGAAGTCGGTTTGTGAAGATTTCTGCTGTTCCGGTGAGAGTTATTCTAACGCCACTGGCCCTGTACTGAATCCGCTGGACACCACAAGGTCTGCTGGCGGCTCATCGAGCGGGAATGCAGCTTTG ATTGCTTCAGGGGCCGTGGATATGGCTCTTGGGGGCGACCAAGGAGGCTCCATTCGAATACCCGCCGCGGCGTGTGGGATCGTTGGCTTGAAGCCGACTTATGGCCTTGTTCCGTACACAGCCATCAGTTCTATGGAGACATCACTTGACCACTGTGGGCCTATGGCTAAGACAGTACGTGATGCCGCATTACTGCTCGAAGCTATTGCTGGCCTGGACGAGGAGGGACTGGATCCAAGACAACCACGTGAGATGCCAGTACCACCGGTATATACTGAAAAG CTAACCGGTGTGATTTCTGGGGTCCGCATCGGTCTCTTGAAGGAGGGTTTTAGCTCTCTGATTGAGCCAGATGTCAACGTGATGGTGCGCAGATCCGCTGAGCGACTGCAGGAGCTGGGTGCAGTAGTGGAGGATGTACCTGTTCCATGGCACTCGCTCG GTTCAGATCTGTTCTTAGACATATTCGTAGAGGGAGGCGCGGACACCATGTTCGAGAGATTCGGCG GTTCCAGTGGTCTGGCCTATTATAATACCCACATGCAGCACGCAGTCACAAGAGGGCTGAAGACGCACACCAACGATTCCGCGCCGACGGTGAAACTCGCGCGAATGATGGCGCGCTACCTGAAGGAAGACTACTATGGCTTCTTCTACAGCAAGTCGCAAAACCTCAGACGAGAGCTGACGCGTGCTTATGACGAGGCGCTCTCCAAATATCATGTGCTCATCATGCCTACGGTTCCTAAGAGGACACCGAAGATTCCAGATATCACGGTGTCAATCAAGG aaTTTGTGCATACAGCTTTTTTACAAATATGCAACACGGCTCCCTTCGATTTGTCCGGTCATCCGGCGCTGTCCATCAACGCGGGCTCATCCCACGGGTTGCCTGTTGGAATGATGATAGTCGGACGCAGGTTCGACGATGCCATGGTGCTGAACGTTGCGCATGCGTACGAGAAGCTCAGAGATCAAGTCGTCTCATAA
- the LOC5509819 gene encoding amidase isoform X2, with protein MAENKGPQHHMSEVYSAPAVRTPSLSRLADIAGDLGLDLTNEELQQYQEIMSGMFNTTFKKIHELAEPKLPIKYPRITGYRPSKSQNPLNAWYWCCDIQGAASGKLHGKTIAIKDNIPVAGIPMMNGSRILEGYVPDVDATVVTRVLDAGGRILGKSVCEDFCCSDESFSTATGPVLNPLDTTRSAGGSSSGSAALIASGVVDMAIGGDQGGSIRTPAAACGIVGLKPTYGLVPYTAISSIEMSHDHCGPMAKTVHDTALLLEAIAGLDKEGLDPRQPRDMPVQPVYTKRLTGVISGVRIGLLKEGFSSLVEPDVNVMVRRSAERLQQLGAVVEDVSVPWHSLGADLLIPIFVEGGANTMFDRFGGSSGLAYYNTHMQLAVARGLKTHTNDSAPTVKLTRMMARYLKEDYYGVFYSKSQNLRRELTRAYDEALSKYHVLIMPTVPKRTPKIPDGKVSIKEFVHTAFLQTCNTAPFDLSGHPALSINAGSSHGLPVGMMIVGRRFDDAMVLNVAHAYEKLRDQFFS; from the exons TTTACAGCGCACCGGCCGTACGTACACCATCACTGTCTCGACTTGCTGACATCGCAGGGGATCTCGGGCTTGATCTGACCAATGAAGAGCTCCAACAGTACCAAG AGATAATGTCTGGGATGTTCAACAccacttttaaaaaaattcatgaGTTAGCAGAGCCCAAGCTACCCATCAAATATCCCCGCATTACTGGCTACAGACCTTCCAAGTCACAGAACCCTCTAAATGCTTG GTACTGGTGCTGCGATATCCAGGGTGCGGCCAGCGGTAAACTCCATGGCAAGACCATCGCCATCAAAGACAATATCCCTGTTGCTGGGATCCCAATGATGAATGGGTCCCGGATATTAGAGGGATATGTCCCGGATGTGGATGCCACCGTAGTTACGCGTGTATTGGATGCCGGAGGGCGGATCCTTGGCAAGTCGGTTTGCGAGGATTTCTGTTGTTCCGATGAGAGTTTTTCTACCGCCACTGGCCCTGTATTGAATCCGCTGGACACCACGAGGTCTGCTGGCGGCTCATCGAGCGGGAGTGCAGCTTTG ATTGCTTCAGGGGTCGTGGATATGGCTATTGGGGGCGACCAAGGAGGCTCCATTCGAACGCCCGCCGCGGCGTGTGGGATCGTTGGCTTGAAGCCGACTTATGGCCTTGTTCCGTACACAGCCATCAGTTCTATAGAAATGTCACATGACCACTGTGGGCCTATGGCTAAGACAGTACATGATACCGCATTATTGCTCGAAGCTATTGCTGGCCTGGACAAGGAGGGACTGGATCCAAGACAACCACGTGATATGCCAGTACAACCGGTATATACTAAAAGG CTAACTGGTGTGATTTCTGGGGTCCGCATCGGTCTATTGAAGGAGGGTTTTAGCTCTCTGGTTGAGCCAGATGTCAACGTGATGGTGCGCAGATCCGCTGAGCGACTGCAGCAGCTGGGTGCAGTAGTGGAGGATGTATCTGTTCCATGGCACTCGCTCG gtgccGATCTGCTGATACCCATATTCGTAGAGGGGGGCGCAAACACCATGTTCGACAGATTTGGCG GTTCCAGTGGTCTGGCCTATTATAATACCCACATGCAGCTCGCAGTCGCAAGAGGGCTGAAGACGCACACCAACGATTCCGCGCCGACTGTGAAACTCACGCGAATGATGGCGCGCTACCTGAAGGAAGACTACTATGGCGTCTTCTACAGCAAGTCCCAAAACTTGAGGCGAGAGCTGACGCGTGCGTATGACGAGGCGCTCTCCAAATATCATGTGCTCATCATGCCTACGGTTCCTAAGAGGACACCGAAGATTCCAGATGGCAAGGTGTCAATCAAGG aATTCGTGCATACAGCCTTTCTCCAAACATGCAACACGGCTCCCTTCGATTTGTCTGGTCATCCGGCGCTGTCCATCAACGCGGGCTCATCCCACGGGTTGCCTGTGGGAATGATGATAGTCGGACGCAGGTTCGACGATGCCATGGTGCTGAACGTTGCGCATGCGTACGAGAAGCTCAGAGATCAATTCTTCTCATAA
- the LOC5509819 gene encoding amidase isoform X1, with product MAENKGPQHHMSEGKQAKLYSAPAVRTPSLSRLADIAGDLGLDLTNEELQQYQEIMSGMFNTTFKKIHELAEPKLPIKYPRITGYRPSKSQNPLNAWYWCCDIQGAASGKLHGKTIAIKDNIPVAGIPMMNGSRILEGYVPDVDATVVTRVLDAGGRILGKSVCEDFCCSDESFSTATGPVLNPLDTTRSAGGSSSGSAALIASGVVDMAIGGDQGGSIRTPAAACGIVGLKPTYGLVPYTAISSIEMSHDHCGPMAKTVHDTALLLEAIAGLDKEGLDPRQPRDMPVQPVYTKRLTGVISGVRIGLLKEGFSSLVEPDVNVMVRRSAERLQQLGAVVEDVSVPWHSLGADLLIPIFVEGGANTMFDRFGGSSGLAYYNTHMQLAVARGLKTHTNDSAPTVKLTRMMARYLKEDYYGVFYSKSQNLRRELTRAYDEALSKYHVLIMPTVPKRTPKIPDGKVSIKEFVHTAFLQTCNTAPFDLSGHPALSINAGSSHGLPVGMMIVGRRFDDAMVLNVAHAYEKLRDQFFS from the exons TTTACAGCGCACCGGCCGTACGTACACCATCACTGTCTCGACTTGCTGACATCGCAGGGGATCTCGGGCTTGATCTGACCAATGAAGAGCTCCAACAGTACCAAG AGATAATGTCTGGGATGTTCAACAccacttttaaaaaaattcatgaGTTAGCAGAGCCCAAGCTACCCATCAAATATCCCCGCATTACTGGCTACAGACCTTCCAAGTCACAGAACCCTCTAAATGCTTG GTACTGGTGCTGCGATATCCAGGGTGCGGCCAGCGGTAAACTCCATGGCAAGACCATCGCCATCAAAGACAATATCCCTGTTGCTGGGATCCCAATGATGAATGGGTCCCGGATATTAGAGGGATATGTCCCGGATGTGGATGCCACCGTAGTTACGCGTGTATTGGATGCCGGAGGGCGGATCCTTGGCAAGTCGGTTTGCGAGGATTTCTGTTGTTCCGATGAGAGTTTTTCTACCGCCACTGGCCCTGTATTGAATCCGCTGGACACCACGAGGTCTGCTGGCGGCTCATCGAGCGGGAGTGCAGCTTTG ATTGCTTCAGGGGTCGTGGATATGGCTATTGGGGGCGACCAAGGAGGCTCCATTCGAACGCCCGCCGCGGCGTGTGGGATCGTTGGCTTGAAGCCGACTTATGGCCTTGTTCCGTACACAGCCATCAGTTCTATAGAAATGTCACATGACCACTGTGGGCCTATGGCTAAGACAGTACATGATACCGCATTATTGCTCGAAGCTATTGCTGGCCTGGACAAGGAGGGACTGGATCCAAGACAACCACGTGATATGCCAGTACAACCGGTATATACTAAAAGG CTAACTGGTGTGATTTCTGGGGTCCGCATCGGTCTATTGAAGGAGGGTTTTAGCTCTCTGGTTGAGCCAGATGTCAACGTGATGGTGCGCAGATCCGCTGAGCGACTGCAGCAGCTGGGTGCAGTAGTGGAGGATGTATCTGTTCCATGGCACTCGCTCG gtgccGATCTGCTGATACCCATATTCGTAGAGGGGGGCGCAAACACCATGTTCGACAGATTTGGCG GTTCCAGTGGTCTGGCCTATTATAATACCCACATGCAGCTCGCAGTCGCAAGAGGGCTGAAGACGCACACCAACGATTCCGCGCCGACTGTGAAACTCACGCGAATGATGGCGCGCTACCTGAAGGAAGACTACTATGGCGTCTTCTACAGCAAGTCCCAAAACTTGAGGCGAGAGCTGACGCGTGCGTATGACGAGGCGCTCTCCAAATATCATGTGCTCATCATGCCTACGGTTCCTAAGAGGACACCGAAGATTCCAGATGGCAAGGTGTCAATCAAGG aATTCGTGCATACAGCCTTTCTCCAAACATGCAACACGGCTCCCTTCGATTTGTCTGGTCATCCGGCGCTGTCCATCAACGCGGGCTCATCCCACGGGTTGCCTGTGGGAATGATGATAGTCGGACGCAGGTTCGACGATGCCATGGTGCTGAACGTTGCGCATGCGTACGAGAAGCTCAGAGATCAATTCTTCTCATAA